From Nonlabens sp. Ci31, the proteins below share one genomic window:
- a CDS encoding acyl-CoA thioesterase, whose protein sequence is MIYIYVGANYFWKKVVVYSDLTRLRRVRILDCESLRYVANSKYFYYMDFIRFEILFRTQLYKNTMKKGLFPVIGSQKFIYKKPLKRWTKLSITLPVEAWNEKWVYHTQTFKQKGEVYAVGFTKVAF, encoded by the coding sequence ATGATTTACATTTATGTTGGAGCCAACTATTTTTGGAAAAAAGTAGTTGTCTACTCAGACCTCACTCGTCTAAGAAGGGTACGTATTCTAGACTGTGAATCGCTTCGATACGTGGCAAATTCAAAGTATTTCTATTATATGGACTTCATTAGGTTTGAAATTCTTTTCAGAACTCAACTCTATAAAAATACCATGAAAAAAGGACTGTTTCCTGTCATCGGTTCGCAAAAGTTTATCTATAAAAAGCCATTAAAGCGATGGACTAAATTGAGCATCACATTGCCTGTCGAAGCATGGAATGAAAAGTGGGTATATCACACACAAACCTTTAAGCAAAAAGGTGAAGTCTATGCCGTAGGATTTACCAAAGTAGCTTTTTGA
- a CDS encoding DUF6090 family protein — MTKYFKYAIGEIVLVVIGILIALQINNWNQNRLEMQEEQIGLNQFYKDFEANDSIIKKGVTFYDKGLKFNTIILKHTGPNVTLPEDKTTRDSPFQFSHPKINLVYGSLNISSQQMCILTDQELKVALSKFPGIYFNYKEVENEIKDLTVKQRLISKKYLSIIAFDPDFDQKNFKSDFMNLLRDREFQTQQLIKSGIAGMHLEN; from the coding sequence ATGACCAAATACTTCAAATATGCCATAGGAGAGATCGTACTTGTGGTTATAGGTATTCTTATTGCCCTTCAAATTAACAATTGGAATCAAAATCGACTGGAAATGCAAGAAGAGCAAATTGGTTTAAATCAGTTTTACAAAGATTTTGAAGCCAATGACAGCATTATAAAAAAAGGGGTGACATTTTATGATAAAGGTTTAAAATTCAATACTATCATATTGAAACATACAGGTCCAAATGTAACTTTGCCAGAAGATAAGACAACAAGAGATTCCCCTTTTCAGTTTTCACACCCTAAAATTAATTTAGTATATGGTTCCTTAAATATTTCTTCTCAACAAATGTGTATATTGACAGACCAAGAATTAAAAGTAGCTTTGTCTAAATTTCCCGGTATTTACTTTAATTATAAAGAAGTTGAAAATGAGATAAAAGATCTTACCGTAAAGCAAAGGCTTATTAGTAAAAAATATCTCTCTATAATTGCTTTTGATCCAGATTTTGATCAAAAGAATTTTAAATCTGATTTCATGAACTTATTAAGAGATCGCGAATTCCAAACACAGCAGTTGATAAAAAGTGGAATAGCAGGGATGCACTTAGAGAACTAG
- a CDS encoding DUF6090 family protein, translating into MIKLFRNARQKMIKENKVSKYLLYAIGEIILVVIGILIALAINNGNEDRKSRKQEVNYLKNLKSDIELELKSNDSIITYRKAAAQAAAHLLDFKTLETASDMMELEMNINQVFARVIFIPTNNTYKELLSSGNLNYITNESIKNQLLELDKMYVSINNREHHMYREYEEYLYNVTINNVQIFNSLDVQKTAATGKLTFVHPSQIEVDKVIPEHNELLKKTKFRNGLKLSASNNIGIRGAHQEMTTLLLELKELIEKDLKKDGSAN; encoded by the coding sequence ATGATTAAGTTATTTAGAAACGCACGCCAGAAAATGATAAAAGAAAATAAAGTGAGTAAGTACCTACTCTATGCCATAGGTGAGATCATTCTTGTGGTGATCGGGATTTTAATTGCACTAGCTATAAATAATGGAAATGAAGATAGAAAGTCTCGAAAACAAGAAGTTAATTACCTGAAAAACCTAAAATCAGATATTGAATTAGAGCTTAAAAGCAACGACAGCATCATTACATATAGAAAAGCAGCAGCCCAAGCTGCTGCGCACCTTCTCGACTTTAAAACACTGGAAACAGCTTCTGATATGATGGAACTAGAAATGAATATCAACCAAGTTTTTGCTAGGGTCATCTTTATACCTACAAATAATACTTACAAAGAATTATTAAGCTCGGGAAATCTCAATTACATTACTAATGAATCCATTAAAAATCAATTATTAGAACTAGATAAAATGTATGTATCCATAAATAATAGGGAGCACCACATGTATCGAGAGTACGAGGAGTATCTTTATAATGTTACCATAAATAATGTCCAAATATTCAACTCCTTAGACGTTCAAAAAACAGCTGCAACTGGAAAACTAACTTTTGTTCACCCGTCACAAATTGAAGTAGATAAAGTAATTCCTGAGCACAACGAATTATTAAAGAAAACCAAATTTAGAAATGGTCTTAAACTTTCTGCGAGTAACAATATAGGAATTAGAGGTGCTCACCAAGAGATGACCACTCTTCTTTTAGAATTAAAGGAGTTGATAGAAAAAGATTTGAAAAAAGATGGTAGTGCTAATTAA